The Phragmites australis chromosome 15, lpPhrAust1.1, whole genome shotgun sequence genome window below encodes:
- the LOC133893108 gene encoding zinc finger protein 36-like: MELDALDVSSKPHVPPPPQPMDSWASGGRRSKRHAGSTGGSANQSEEEYLALCLLMLSRGVRGVAEDGRGVARSTGAATTAAAKASQGYECSVCGKVYASYQALGGHKTSHRKQSEPSQPAQAAAPASPGDEASGGSAQEEKVHRCSLCLRTFPSGQALGGHKRLHYEGSAAVAADGVKDKKPVKAKASVATATEVLRDFDLNLPAAAAATVAVVTREEDESAPSEAKRVRMLLVV; this comes from the coding sequence ATGGAGCTCGACGCCCTCGACGTGTCCAGCAAGCCGCatgtgccgccgccgccgcagccgatGGACTCGTGGGCAAGCGGAGGGCGCCGGTCGAAGCGCCACGCCGGGAGCACGGGCGGAAGCGCCAACCAGTCTGAGGAGGAGTACCTCGCGCTCTGCCTCCTGATGCTCTCGCGCGGCGTCCGCGGCGTCGCTGAGGACGGCAGAGGAGTCGCCAGGAGCACGGGCGCGgccacgacggcggcggcgaaggcgagCCAGGGATACGAGTGCTCGGTGTGCGGCAAGGTGTACGCGTCCTACCAGGCGCTGGGCGGGCACAAGACGAGCCACCGGAAGCAGTCGGAGCCGTCGCAACCTGCgcaggcggcggcgccggcctcGCCCGGCGACGAGGCGTCCGGCGGCAGCGCGCAGGAAGAGAAGGTGCACCGGTGCTCGCTCTGTCTTCGCACGTTCCCGTCGGGGCAGGCGCTGGGCGGGCACAAGCGGCTGCACTACGAGGGCAGcgccgcggtggcggcggaCGGGGTCAAGGACAAGAAACCCGTCAAGGCGAAGGCCAGCGTAGCTACGGCCACGGAGGTGCTGCGGGACTTCGACCTGAACctaccggcggcggcggccgcaaCCGTAGCCGTGGTGACgagggaggaggacgagagcgCACCGTCGGAGGCCAAGCGGGTGCGGATGCTTCTGGTTGTCTGA